The candidate division KSB1 bacterium genome has a segment encoding these proteins:
- a CDS encoding biotin transporter BioY, which yields MNRQRKALPLVLAGAVAGLTAVGAYVRLPMWPVPITLQTLFVFLGGSLLPAGYALAAQLVYLGCGLMGLPVFATGAGLGVVLQPTFGYLLAFPLASALVSRLVHQRGQWHSQIPSWGRLVLANSGAALLVLVLGVSYLYFTLNVVVARRMSLGVALWSGAAVFLPGEALKVVVVSLVVRKVWRVMQT from the coding sequence GTGAACAGACAAAGGAAGGCACTCCCCCTGGTGTTGGCTGGCGCGGTGGCTGGGCTCACGGCGGTGGGGGCGTATGTGCGCCTGCCCATGTGGCCGGTGCCCATCACGCTGCAAACGCTGTTCGTGTTTCTGGGCGGCAGTCTGCTTCCGGCTGGGTATGCCTTGGCTGCCCAGCTCGTCTACCTGGGTTGCGGGCTGATGGGGCTGCCGGTTTTCGCCACGGGCGCAGGCCTGGGTGTGGTGCTGCAACCCACGTTTGGCTACCTTCTGGCGTTTCCGTTGGCGAGCGCCCTCGTGTCGAGGTTGGTGCATCAGCGGGGCCAGTGGCATAGCCAAATCCCTTCATGGGGGCGCCTCGTGCTGGCAAACAGCGGCGCCGCGTTGCTGGTCCTGGTCTTAGGCGTCAGCTACCTCTATTTCACCCTCAATGTGGTAGTAGCACGACGGATGAGCCTCGGGGTGGCCTTGTGGTCGGGTGCGGCGGTCTTTTTGCCAGGGGAGGCGCTGAAGGTGGTCGTGGTGAGCTTGGTGGTGCGTAAGGTGTGGCGGGTAATGCAGACATAG
- a CDS encoding SpoIIE family protein phosphatase has protein sequence MIRTPIKEQLVVPAHIDYLADIRDFVAKIGQKYGFSKQVINAFKLSIDEATTNIIKHAYRDWEGSITVRAIVKRNSLTFVLIDQGKYFDPRRVKPPDLKRYVSIGKKGGLGIFIMRRLLDDIDYRKTEEGNELRLTKRREPVRARRFHVPSLSLSLKARYSAIACAAVTAIVTAGYLYFYSQEDDNALREVLGRGVPIAQTLTSSIAADIKGNTIDFTAEVSAGEKIQSTMSRFPELVVDCFMVDSTGTVRAASVSSPLLYARFVYPAKVRRIDEHTAIFAWEGKEVIELSYPLYAQETGAPVGSTHLWLRKGVADAIAASRRKESLRLALVVLGIGVAGTFLLVYVVLNPFRKLAQWVRTLGHEEVEDELDIDSSTELGEIAQAFSDITTKLRESQKNLAEQERLRKEMQVAQEIQRTLLPTELPKIEGYSIATFYEAAKEVGGDYFDFVEVDRDTLGIAVADVSGKGVPGSLVMTMIRTALRTEARGIYSAAEVLARVNDFVINDMKKGMFVTVFYAILDSKRRRINYASAGHNPMILYRGATRKTYYLNPQGFPIGIALPEKDLFRRTIQSDTIRLAPDDILILYTDGITEAMNPQREMFGDERLLQVIRDYSHLPVEAFVEQLKNELHSFTEGNPQSDDITLVAIKEQASAEVIELERAKRAFGLMQAGKNLREACAEAGISTYAMSKYRRLFEERGVEAVEVDAGVVPVEAKHLSIEEKTKIYDIIREHPEYGAKRIAEELATEKYGFETISEAAIYDELVRSRLNTRQLREAFVAKRGTRRRMKPPGTPLLTLDGRVIIEKPQPLEAPLLPVGPPPRREERREEQVPPQRERRAEREKTAEPARATPPREPEIPALAFPDIELEQLLTEPLEELLSKPVPPVREPVPEAEPPAVEQEPELAEEEAPPVPTQGEAVEELIGGDEWLELFQELEPAAEAPEEAEPQQEAPPQAPEGHEEVEAGFAFEELERFWEESVPPPAAPEEELLPEHAQDAEERAFAEFLQSLEEAVPEEGGNGRQEGAASFHADRAEEAPYRQPVQVRKAQEERLLPEKVLLKGLRLYHAERYDEAIQEFRRVVEEYPDFKEAHSILGNAYFRNKMYLEAAEEYRRVKEIDASDPDAYENMGAIYANRGEFEKAIAEWQTVLRLDPSRKDIEKNIERARQLLAKRSPHGR, from the coding sequence GTGATCCGCACGCCCATAAAAGAGCAGCTGGTTGTCCCAGCCCACATCGACTATCTTGCCGACATCCGCGATTTTGTCGCCAAGATCGGGCAGAAGTACGGCTTCTCCAAGCAGGTGATCAACGCCTTCAAGCTGTCCATCGACGAGGCGACGACCAACATCATCAAGCATGCGTACCGCGATTGGGAGGGGTCCATCACGGTACGCGCCATTGTCAAGCGCAACAGCCTCACCTTCGTACTCATTGACCAAGGCAAGTACTTCGACCCGCGGCGGGTAAAGCCGCCCGACCTCAAGCGCTATGTCAGCATCGGTAAGAAAGGCGGACTCGGCATCTTCATCATGCGCCGCCTGCTGGACGATATCGACTACCGCAAGACGGAGGAGGGCAATGAGCTCCGCCTGACCAAGCGGCGTGAGCCGGTGCGGGCGCGGCGCTTCCATGTGCCTTCGCTTTCGCTCAGCCTCAAGGCGCGCTATTCGGCCATTGCCTGCGCGGCAGTCACGGCCATCGTGACGGCAGGCTACCTGTACTTCTACAGCCAGGAAGACGACAATGCCCTGCGCGAGGTGCTCGGGCGCGGGGTCCCCATTGCGCAAACCCTCACCAGCAGTATCGCTGCGGACATCAAGGGCAACACCATCGACTTCACCGCAGAAGTCAGCGCTGGCGAAAAGATTCAGAGCACCATGAGCAGGTTCCCGGAGCTGGTGGTGGATTGTTTCATGGTGGACTCCACGGGCACCGTGCGCGCCGCTTCGGTCTCCTCGCCCCTCCTCTACGCTCGGTTCGTCTACCCTGCCAAGGTCCGCCGCATCGATGAGCACACGGCGATCTTCGCCTGGGAGGGGAAGGAGGTCATCGAGCTTTCGTATCCCCTCTATGCGCAGGAGACCGGGGCACCTGTGGGCAGCACCCACCTGTGGTTGCGCAAAGGAGTGGCTGATGCCATAGCTGCCAGCCGCCGCAAAGAGAGCCTTCGTCTCGCCCTGGTGGTGCTGGGCATTGGTGTGGCAGGCACTTTCCTGCTGGTCTACGTGGTGCTCAATCCCTTCCGCAAGTTGGCGCAATGGGTGCGCACGCTCGGACACGAGGAGGTCGAAGACGAGCTCGACATCGACTCCTCCACCGAATTGGGCGAGATCGCCCAGGCGTTCAGCGATATCACCACCAAGCTCCGCGAGTCGCAGAAGAACTTGGCCGAGCAGGAACGGCTGCGCAAAGAGATGCAGGTGGCCCAGGAGATCCAGCGCACCTTGCTCCCCACCGAGCTGCCGAAGATCGAAGGCTACTCCATTGCCACCTTTTACGAGGCGGCAAAGGAGGTCGGTGGCGACTATTTCGACTTTGTGGAGGTGGACCGCGACACTTTGGGGATCGCCGTGGCTGACGTCTCCGGCAAAGGCGTGCCAGGGTCGTTGGTGATGACCATGATTCGCACCGCGCTGCGCACCGAGGCGCGGGGTATCTATTCGGCCGCCGAGGTTCTGGCCCGCGTCAACGACTTTGTCATCAACGACATGAAGAAGGGGATGTTCGTTACTGTCTTTTACGCGATTCTCGACTCCAAGCGGCGCCGCATCAACTACGCCAGTGCCGGACACAACCCCATGATCCTGTATCGCGGCGCCACGCGCAAGACCTACTACTTGAACCCGCAGGGTTTCCCCATCGGCATCGCCCTGCCGGAGAAGGACTTGTTCCGGCGGACCATCCAGTCCGATACCATCCGCCTTGCGCCGGATGACATTCTCATTCTGTACACCGACGGCATCACCGAGGCGATGAATCCGCAGCGGGAGATGTTCGGCGATGAGCGCCTTCTGCAAGTGATCCGCGACTACAGCCATTTGCCCGTGGAGGCGTTCGTCGAGCAGCTGAAGAACGAGCTCCATTCCTTCACCGAGGGCAATCCGCAAAGCGACGACATCACCCTGGTGGCGATCAAGGAGCAGGCCAGCGCCGAAGTTATCGAGCTGGAGCGTGCCAAACGTGCCTTCGGACTGATGCAGGCAGGCAAGAACCTGCGCGAGGCATGCGCCGAGGCGGGCATCTCCACGTATGCCATGAGCAAGTACCGCCGCCTGTTCGAAGAGCGCGGCGTCGAGGCGGTGGAGGTGGATGCCGGTGTTGTCCCTGTGGAGGCAAAGCACCTCAGCATAGAGGAAAAGACCAAGATCTACGACATCATCCGCGAGCACCCGGAGTACGGGGCCAAGCGCATCGCCGAGGAGTTGGCCACAGAGAAGTACGGCTTCGAGACGATTTCCGAGGCGGCCATTTACGATGAGTTGGTGCGCAGTCGACTGAACACACGCCAGCTGCGGGAGGCCTTCGTGGCCAAACGTGGCACCAGGCGCCGCATGAAGCCCCCGGGCACGCCGCTGCTCACCCTGGACGGTCGCGTCATTATCGAAAAGCCGCAGCCCCTGGAGGCGCCCTTGTTGCCGGTCGGTCCACCTCCGCGTCGCGAGGAGCGACGCGAGGAACAAGTGCCGCCGCAGCGTGAGCGCCGCGCCGAGCGGGAGAAGACCGCGGAACCGGCACGGGCCACTCCACCGCGGGAGCCGGAGATCCCCGCGCTTGCGTTCCCAGATATCGAGCTGGAACAGCTCCTCACCGAGCCGTTGGAAGAACTGCTCAGCAAGCCGGTGCCTCCGGTAAGGGAGCCGGTGCCCGAGGCTGAACCTCCTGCCGTAGAGCAGGAGCCAGAGTTGGCTGAGGAGGAGGCGCCCCCAGTGCCGACCCAGGGCGAGGCCGTTGAGGAGCTCATCGGCGGGGATGAGTGGTTAGAACTGTTTCAAGAGCTCGAGCCCGCGGCGGAGGCGCCGGAAGAGGCGGAGCCGCAGCAAGAGGCCCCGCCACAGGCGCCGGAGGGCCACGAGGAGGTGGAAGCCGGCTTCGCCTTCGAAGAACTGGAGCGCTTCTGGGAGGAATCCGTGCCGCCTCCTGCTGCCCCTGAGGAAGAGCTGTTGCCCGAGCACGCTCAGGATGCCGAAGAGCGCGCCTTCGCCGAGTTTCTGCAATCGCTGGAAGAGGCGGTCCCCGAAGAGGGTGGCAATGGGCGCCAGGAAGGTGCCGCCTCCTTCCACGCAGATCGTGCAGAAGAAGCGCCGTACCGGCAACCCGTGCAAGTGCGCAAAGCCCAAGAAGAACGGTTGTTGCCCGAAAAGGTGCTGCTCAAGGGCCTGCGTCTCTACCACGCAGAGCGCTATGACGAGGCCATCCAGGAGTTCCGGAGGGTGGTGGAGGAGTACCCGGATTTCAAGGAAGCACACAGCATCCTGGGCAACGCCTATTTCCGCAACAAGATGTATCTGGAGGCAGCCGAAGAATACCGGAGAGTCAAGGAGATCGACGCCTCGGACCCCGATGCCTACGAGAACATGGGCGCCATCTACGCCAACCGGGGCGAGTTCGAGAAGGCTATCGCCGAGTGGCAGACGGTGCTGCGCCTCGACCCCAGTCGCAAGGACATCGAGAAAAACATCGAGAGAGCGCGGCAGCTTTTGGCCAAGCGCAGCCCTCATGGCAGGTAG
- a CDS encoding PorV/PorQ family protein has translation MRLQQTAIAGFLVVVLCGLAFAQAGGQRHLFTYGIGARALALGGACVGDPRDPTALFWNPGGLDHLERKSVTTFYANLLWGASLQSVGFVLPTRNVGTLGLGYARIGIGGVPGRSEHNEPEGTFGFEQEEFLVSYGKQVFSWLSVGVTGKLERQELAGFTASALGADAGVLCALPLDNFLLRDLRLGVSVCNLVSPRLRLTRAEGEVAAGAERLPAMLRAGLARTIRTTGNGSAVVVHFDVDKSQHVPMQFHIGSEYLFRGTAMLRAGFNNGAPSFGAGLVYSSFQIDYSYGWLADRDLDPTHRVSVTFSFGPTKQEMVRRAELRRAQEIEEEMRARREWERRQTILSGLRDGQAALERGDYYVAFREFTRVLSIPDSVGLDPDLIEARQEARDKLRLTDERLQEQFAQEAARRAQEREIQRRQAFVEEHFKKAQAFLAQNNFVAAIREFDRILEEFPGHAQALEFRDKAVQEQRAAAQGLIQDAEREARKTGGANEAIRIYREAARVADGQADLVSLVEGRIARLTQQLNFDNLFRQGLEEKRNGNYAAAAEAFKRAMQFQPQNPVVRQHYEEAMQRALAKDVEPEGRARELYREGYRLYQQNKFEEALEKFEEANRVQPYVRRILQGIDAAKEQIAKAQGRQRQEK, from the coding sequence ATGAGACTTCAGCAGACAGCAATAGCAGGCTTCCTCGTTGTGGTCCTATGCGGGCTTGCCTTTGCGCAGGCAGGTGGCCAGCGCCACCTGTTCACTTACGGCATAGGAGCCCGAGCATTGGCCTTGGGTGGGGCCTGCGTGGGCGATCCTCGCGATCCCACTGCCTTGTTCTGGAACCCAGGCGGCCTGGACCACTTGGAACGGAAGAGCGTCACGACCTTCTACGCGAATCTGCTCTGGGGCGCCAGCTTGCAGTCCGTGGGATTTGTGCTCCCCACCCGCAACGTGGGGACGCTGGGTCTTGGCTACGCGCGCATCGGAATCGGTGGGGTGCCTGGCCGGAGCGAGCACAATGAACCGGAGGGGACGTTCGGCTTCGAACAAGAAGAGTTCCTCGTCTCCTACGGCAAGCAGGTTTTCTCCTGGCTGTCCGTGGGGGTAACTGGCAAGTTGGAGCGGCAAGAGTTGGCAGGGTTTACGGCCAGTGCCTTGGGTGCAGACGCCGGCGTGTTGTGCGCGCTCCCCTTGGACAATTTCCTGCTCCGCGATTTGCGGTTGGGCGTCTCGGTGTGCAATCTGGTCAGCCCGCGCCTGCGACTGACGCGAGCTGAGGGCGAGGTGGCCGCCGGCGCAGAGCGGTTGCCGGCCATGTTGCGCGCAGGGTTGGCCCGCACGATTCGCACCACCGGCAATGGCAGTGCCGTGGTTGTGCACTTTGACGTGGACAAGTCGCAGCATGTGCCAATGCAATTCCACATTGGCAGCGAGTACCTGTTCCGGGGAACGGCCATGCTGCGCGCAGGGTTCAACAATGGCGCGCCATCGTTTGGTGCCGGACTGGTGTACAGTTCGTTCCAGATCGACTATTCGTACGGCTGGCTTGCCGACCGTGACTTAGACCCGACGCATCGCGTGTCGGTGACCTTTTCCTTTGGGCCCACCAAACAGGAGATGGTGCGGCGGGCAGAGCTGCGCCGGGCGCAGGAAATCGAAGAGGAAATGCGGGCCCGCCGGGAATGGGAGCGGCGCCAGACCATTCTCAGTGGCCTCCGAGACGGGCAGGCGGCCCTGGAGCGCGGCGACTACTACGTGGCCTTTCGCGAATTCACCAGGGTGCTCTCCATCCCGGACAGTGTGGGCCTGGATCCCGACTTGATCGAGGCCCGGCAGGAGGCGCGGGACAAGCTGCGCCTGACGGACGAGCGGCTCCAGGAGCAGTTTGCGCAGGAAGCTGCACGCCGCGCCCAGGAGCGCGAAATCCAGCGGCGCCAGGCGTTTGTGGAAGAACACTTCAAGAAGGCGCAGGCATTCCTGGCGCAGAACAACTTTGTGGCCGCCATCCGCGAGTTCGACCGCATCCTGGAGGAGTTTCCCGGACACGCCCAGGCCCTCGAGTTCCGTGACAAGGCCGTGCAGGAGCAGCGTGCTGCCGCGCAGGGGCTCATCCAGGATGCTGAGCGAGAGGCGCGCAAGACAGGTGGAGCCAACGAAGCTATCCGCATCTACCGGGAGGCAGCCCGCGTGGCGGATGGGCAAGCCGACTTGGTGAGCCTGGTGGAGGGGCGCATCGCTCGGTTGACGCAACAGCTCAACTTCGACAACCTCTTCCGGCAGGGACTCGAAGAGAAGCGCAACGGCAACTATGCCGCGGCCGCCGAGGCGTTCAAGCGGGCCATGCAGTTCCAGCCACAGAACCCCGTGGTCCGGCAACACTACGAAGAGGCGATGCAGCGGGCCTTGGCCAAGGACGTCGAGCCAGAGGGTCGCGCCCGCGAGCTGTACCGCGAAGGCTACCGGCTCTACCAGCAGAACAAGTTCGAGGAAGCCTTAGAAAAGTTTGAAGAGGCCAACCGCGTGCAGCCGTACGTGCGCCGCATCCTGCAAGGGATAGACGCCGCCAAAGAGCAGATTGCCAAGGCTCAAGGGCGCCAGCGTCAGGAGAAGTAG
- a CDS encoding STAS domain-containing protein encodes MEGIQLSVEKPSSRDDIAIIKVGGYIDTTTSAELEHSLSSLLKAGTYNVIIELANVDYISSAGWGIFISEIKGIREKGGDLKLVGMIPDVYEVFELLEFHYILKAFDTVEEAIRDFDAEARAKGRVVVPVGEEQGGRGWESAGATMATASAERQQEEEAIVEKIKRVVAEFPEAGTAKILKELNTPRFGNVKLGWFQIRKYLKQLDLDSKKKRQDFARPSS; translated from the coding sequence ATGGAAGGTATTCAGCTATCTGTGGAGAAGCCGAGCAGCAGGGACGATATCGCCATCATCAAGGTGGGCGGCTACATCGACACTACCACCTCGGCCGAACTGGAGCATTCGCTCTCCTCGCTGCTCAAGGCCGGTACCTACAACGTCATCATCGAGCTTGCCAATGTCGACTACATCAGTAGCGCGGGCTGGGGCATCTTCATTAGCGAGATCAAAGGCATTCGGGAGAAAGGGGGAGACCTCAAACTGGTGGGCATGATCCCCGATGTCTACGAGGTCTTTGAGCTCCTGGAGTTCCACTACATCCTCAAAGCCTTCGACACCGTGGAAGAGGCCATCAGGGACTTTGATGCCGAGGCCAGGGCCAAGGGGCGCGTGGTGGTGCCGGTAGGCGAGGAGCAGGGTGGTCGCGGCTGGGAGTCGGCCGGAGCCACGATGGCGACTGCCTCTGCCGAGCGCCAACAGGAGGAAGAGGCCATCGTCGAGAAGATCAAGCGGGTGGTGGCTGAGTTTCCTGAGGCCGGTACCGCCAAGATACTCAAGGAGCTCAACACCCCTCGCTTCGGTAACGTCAAACTTGGGTGGTTCCAGATTCGCAAGTACCTCAAGCAGCTGGACCTCGACTCGAAGAAGAAACGGCAAGATTTTGCTCGGCCGTCGTCTTGA